The sequence below is a genomic window from Cellulosilyticum sp. I15G10I2.
GAATTGCCAGAAGTAATCGTAGCCTCTATGAGACAGGTAGTAGCAAGTTATGAGGAGTTTTTTCATCTTTGTCCCAATGTAATGGCAAAGGAAATGGAACGTTTAGGTTGCATATGTGCTGTGCCGGCGTATTGTTTTAATATTTACCATGATGGTGAATATAAAGAAAAAGATATTGATGTAGAAATTTGTGAAGCTGTAACTGAGCTTAAAGAGGATACCGCGCTATTAAAGTTTAAAAAAATGGATAAAGTATCTCGTGCGGTTTGTGTGCTTCATAAAGGACCCTATAATAATCTTGGTGAAGCATATGCCTTCATCTTTAACTGGATTAAAGAAAACAACTATGAAGTGATTGATGATCCAAGAGAATCCTTTATTGATGGTATTTGGAATAAAGAAAGTGAAGAAGATTGGCTGACAGAAGTGCAAGTACCTGTTTGTATGAAATAAACTTATATATTATAAGTGTAATATTGAAGAATTTCCCATAGAGGCTAAATACGCATATGAAAGCTTAAAAAATAAATAATAAGATAAACAAAGAAATATTGAAGGGAAGAATAATCTATGAAAAAATCTTTAATTCTATTCCTTGTTATAGGTATAGTTAGTTGTACTTTAAGTGGGTGTGCGAGATGGGAAAGAGATGAGACTGAGATTAGTACTTTTTTAGGTAAATAAATAAAGGTTTAATACTACCTAATAGATTAACTAACTATTGGGTAGTGTTTTTTTATCTATTATTAAATTATAGGTTAAGCCGGCCAAGACAAAAAAACCACCGAGTATTTTGCCGGCAGATAATAAATCGAACCTCATGTAGTCGATAATAATACCAACAAAAAACTGACCTATAAAAACTAAAAGCGTTAAATAAAAGCTAGAGATTTTAGATGTCATGTAAGTGGACAATATAACGATTAGAACGCCTATAAGCCCGCCAAGATAAGCCCACCAAGGGATGTTATGTAAGTTTGCTCGAAGCGGATACAAGGTTTCTTGACTAAATATTAAAATGGTAAAGGAGAATAGTAATCCAACAACATAGTTGAAAAATGTCCCCTCAAAAACACCAATTCTTTTAGCAAGATTAGCATTTATAATTCTGGCAGCTACAATAGAAACGCCAGCTAAAAATGATAGTATTATGACGAACATGATAACTCCTCCTTTAAAAAACAGCCATTATAAAGATGCCTAAGATAATAAATAGAAGTCCAACTAGTTTCTTCTTCTCAAATTTAACAACAGTCATTTCCAATATACCAAAATGATCTATGAGAATAGATGCTAAAGATTGGCCCAGTAAACTAAGCGCAAGGGTTAAAGAGGCACCCAGTAACGAAAAGCTTAAATTACTAAACAGAACAGTTAAGACCCCTATACCACCTGCGCTATATAAGTGGAGTGGTATTTGTGATGTGAACTTAATCTTTAATTTGCCGATTAAAAGAATGAGTATAACAGCAAAAAGCCCAGTAATATGTATCAGCACACTAGAAGTATAATTTCCGATAGCTTGGGATAAAGTACCATTAAACAAAAGCATTATAGCGATTAAAACACCTATAAAAGCTGAAATGAATATATTCATAAGTGATCCCCCTTTTAAAACTTTAATACTAATTTATCATGATATGCTTGCAGAGCGTTATGACATATGTCATATTAGAAATAAGACATCGTAGTTTGAGTTTGTATAAAAGATTCAAAGGAGAAAGCTGATGATAAAAATAAATGATTCTGAGAAGCTGAATCACTATGTGGCCAAGTATGATATTGATAAGCTATTTGATGAGGATGCAAAAACTTTTATAGAATTATTGTTTTTTAAAAAAAATGAGTATATTTGCAGGCAAGATGAACCTATTCATTACCTATTTTTCTTTGTAGAAGGCAAGGCGAAAATTTTTACAACACAAGGTAATGGCAAGTCTTTGCTGCTGAGTTTTTATCAAGAATTTAAAGTATTAGGAGATTTAGAGATTATTAATTTTGAAGTAGCAACTGCAAATGTACAAGCTATAGAAGATACTTATTGCTTAGGCATCCCCGTTGAACAGGTAAGAACATACTTATTTAATAATGTGAAGCTTTTAAGATTTATCTGTCAATCTCTAGGTGAAAAGTTAAATAGGTGTACTAAAAATAGTTCTGTTAACTTGCTCTATCCTCTTGAGAATAGATTGGCAAGTTATATGCTTGCAACTGCACCCAAAGAAGAGCTTAATGGAGAGAATATAATAAAGCTAAATGAAAATTTAACCGAGGTATCAGAACTATTAGGAACAAGCTACAGACATTTGTTAAGAACTTTAGATAATCTATGTTCAAAAAATATTATCAAAAAGAAGGGACATGGTTTTGAAGTTTTGGATGAAAGAGCTTTAAAAAAGCTTGCGGAAAACGTCTATAAATAAGAGAGATTTTAAAAGGTGATTATAGAGAATTTGTCTAAGTTTAACATTGCAAATAGAAGGTTTAGAAAGAATAATGGTATATTTATATAATAAACTATTGCATTTAAGACTTACTTGTGGTATATTTTTATTAAGGAAAACGTTTGCCCTGTATTTTTTTATAGATAGAGGAGAAGTATGAAAACAACAATAAAAGATATTGCACAAAAAGCCAATGTATCAGTTGGTACAGTTTCCAAAATTCTTAATAAAAAAGATGGGCATATTAGTGATGAAACAAGGCAAAAAGTCATGGCGACAGCTAAGGAGCTTAATTATACGCCAAATACTTTAGCAAGGAGTCTTGTAACAAGGCAAACAAAAACAATAGGTCTTATTTTACCTGATATTTCAAACCCTTTCTTTCCAGAACTTGCAAGAGGTGCAGAGGATAAGGCGAGTGAAGCTGGTTACAGTATTATGTACTGTAATACGGATGATGATATGAAAAAGGAAGATAAATATATCCAAATGCTTACTGAAAAAATGGTTGATGGCATTATTATTACCCAATCTACTGCGAGAAAGATGACATCAGAAAAGCTTCAATCAGTAACCACACCCATTGTTCTTATAGACAGAGATGTAGAAGGAGAAGGGATCCGTGGAAAGGTGCTTGTTGATAACTTGATGGGAGCTTATGAGGCGATGAAGCATTTAATTTTAAAAGGTCATAAAAAAATCGTATTTGTTGCCGGGCCGCTTACTTCAAATACAACGAAGGCAAGGCTAGAGGGCTATAAAAAGGCTTTAAAAGAGTTTAAGATTCCTTTTAATCAAAACTATATTTTAGAGGGACAATATAAAAGTGAATGGGGTTTTAATGCGGTTAAGCAGCTGTTTGAAAAAGACTATGATTTTGATGCAGTGTTTTGCGGCAATGATCTTATTGCTATTAGTGTAGTTAGAGCCCTAAAAGATGCTGGTAAACTAATACCACAAAACATAGCGGTTATAGGATATGATGATATACCCATGGCAAGTCTTATAGAACCTCCCTTAACGACAGTGCGTCAGCCAATCTATGAGATGGGGTATCATGCCGCCGAGATGCTGGTAGATATTATTGAAAACCCAAATGAAGATATAGAAGAAAGAAGCGTATTATTAGATACGCAACTAATAATAAGAAAAACGACTTGACTTATTTTTTTAGCATTTTAGGAAAACGTTTGCCTAGTAGTGCATATTTCTATGAGGAGGTTAAGATATGATTACAGTTGTTGGAAGTTTAAACATGGACTTAGTAACTAAAACAGATAAGGTACCTAAGGTAGGAGAGACATTTTTGGGTGTTGAGTTTAAGCAGGCAGCAGGCGGAAAAGGTGCAAATCAGGCAGATGCCATTGCGAAGCTTGGCGGAAAAGTTGCAATGATAGGCAGAGTAGGGAGTGATCAATTTGGAAAAACTCTTATAGAGAGCTTGAAGCATGATGGGGTTGAAGTATCTCAAGTTCAAGTAACAGAAGGTATCTCTACAGGTATTGCGACTATTATTGTAAATGGTGACGGCGATAATTCAATCATCGTGGTGTCAGGTGCAAATTTTAAGTTAATACCACAAGACATTGATAGAGCTGAAGAAGTCATTAAGGAATCAGCTATAATGATTGCACAACTTGAAGTGCCCATAGGCGTCATTAAGTATGCCTTTAAAAAGGCAAAGCAATATGGCAAGTATACGGTATTAAATCCTGCACCAGCAAGAGAACTTGATCAAGAACTTCTGGAGCTTACAGATCTCTTGGTTCCTAATGAAACAGAACTTGAAATACTAAGCGGCAGAACGCTTGTAACAAAAGATGATATGCTCGTGGCAGCAAAAGAACTTATGCAAAAAGGTGTAAAAGAAATGATTGTTACACTAGGTGGCAATGGATGTCTTCATATTAATAAGACAAGCAGCAATCATTATCCTGCACATCTTGTAGAAGCAGTAGATACAACAGCGGCAGGAGATAGCTTTATTGGAGCCATAGCAACGGCACTTTCTGAGGGTAAATCAATTGAAGCAGCTATTCATTTTGCAGCCAAGGTCAGCGCGCTTACAGTAACACGGGAGGGTGCACAAGATTCTTTACCTA
It includes:
- the rbsK gene encoding ribokinase, which translates into the protein MITVVGSLNMDLVTKTDKVPKVGETFLGVEFKQAAGGKGANQADAIAKLGGKVAMIGRVGSDQFGKTLIESLKHDGVEVSQVQVTEGISTGIATIIVNGDGDNSIIVVSGANFKLIPQDIDRAEEVIKESAIMIAQLEVPIGVIKYAFKKAKQYGKYTVLNPAPARELDQELLELTDLLVPNETELEILSGRTLVTKDDMLVAAKELMQKGVKEMIVTLGGNGCLHINKTSSNHYPAHLVEAVDTTAAGDSFIGAIATALSEGKSIEAAIHFAAKVSALTVTREGAQDSLPTKKEVEEYMTDI
- a CDS encoding LacI family DNA-binding transcriptional regulator, which codes for MKTTIKDIAQKANVSVGTVSKILNKKDGHISDETRQKVMATAKELNYTPNTLARSLVTRQTKTIGLILPDISNPFFPELARGAEDKASEAGYSIMYCNTDDDMKKEDKYIQMLTEKMVDGIIITQSTARKMTSEKLQSVTTPIVLIDRDVEGEGIRGKVLVDNLMGAYEAMKHLILKGHKKIVFVAGPLTSNTTKARLEGYKKALKEFKIPFNQNYILEGQYKSEWGFNAVKQLFEKDYDFDAVFCGNDLIAISVVRALKDAGKLIPQNIAVIGYDDIPMASLIEPPLTTVRQPIYEMGYHAAEMLVDIIENPNEDIEERSVLLDTQLIIRKTT
- a CDS encoding DMT family transporter; amino-acid sequence: MFVIILSFLAGVSIVAARIINANLAKRIGVFEGTFFNYVVGLLFSFTILIFSQETLYPLRANLHNIPWWAYLGGLIGVLIVILSTYMTSKISSFYLTLLVFIGQFFVGIIIDYMRFDLLSAGKILGGFFVLAGLTYNLIIDKKTLPNS
- a CDS encoding DMT family transporter, with product MNIFISAFIGVLIAIMLLFNGTLSQAIGNYTSSVLIHITGLFAVILILLIGKLKIKFTSQIPLHLYSAGGIGVLTVLFSNLSFSLLGASLTLALSLLGQSLASILIDHFGILEMTVVKFEKKKLVGLLFIILGIFIMAVF
- a CDS encoding cyclic nucleotide-binding domain-containing protein — protein: MIKINDSEKLNHYVAKYDIDKLFDEDAKTFIELLFFKKNEYICRQDEPIHYLFFFVEGKAKIFTTQGNGKSLLLSFYQEFKVLGDLEIINFEVATANVQAIEDTYCLGIPVEQVRTYLFNNVKLLRFICQSLGEKLNRCTKNSSVNLLYPLENRLASYMLATAPKEELNGENIIKLNENLTEVSELLGTSYRHLLRTLDNLCSKNIIKKKGHGFEVLDERALKKLAENVYK
- a CDS encoding MerR family transcriptional regulator, producing MFSKINRITTKTLRHYDEIGLLKPEHVDAFTGYRYYTTSQLMQLHKIITLKQMGLSLSDIKEVLSNPKAIDLFLKLKEQDVLNTLRAENAKLLQIRSYLSCIKGENQKMYTPIIKELPEVIVASMRQVVASYEEFFHLCPNVMAKEMERLGCICAVPAYCFNIYHDGEYKEKDIDVEICEAVTELKEDTALLKFKKMDKVSRAVCVLHKGPYNNLGEAYAFIFNWIKENNYEVIDDPRESFIDGIWNKESEEDWLTEVQVPVCMK